TATGTTAGTTTCTTCTGCCACAACTTCAGGCGGCTCCGTTGCAAACGCAGCAAAGTCCTCTACCGGCCTGCCTAAGGCTCCAGCAATGGCCTGCAAAGTGTACCCTCTGGGCACGCTGTCGCCCTTTTCTATGCGCTGGATGGTTCGTAGACTCACCTTCGCACGCTCTGCCAGCTCTTCCTGCGAAAAGCCTTTGCTTTTTCTGCCGGTTATAATCTTATCAGCTAAGGTCACAGCGTGCTTTTAAAGTTAAAGCAAGTATAAAACAGGTGCAATGTTAACCAATTCAGGGCTTAAAGTGAAATACCTATTGTTTACCGAAAAGCTTTGAAGCAACGAAACTTCGGACGCTAACTGAATCAGACGCTCGCAGGGGCTGCGTACGCTGCCAAGTCTTTAGACACAAGCCAAAGTCTTTCCTGTTGGCATTTCTGCACAATAATTGCTATCCTTGATGTCCTAACCACCCTCTTCCCCTTGCATGAAATCATCTACTGTACTATACCTGCTATCCAGTTTTTTCCTGCTGCTGCATGCCGGCTGCACCTTTGCACAGGAGCCAAAAGAAGCGGCTCCTGTTTCCATTATTCCGAAACCTCAGCACCTCACCCAAAAAAGCGGGCAGTTTATACTTAATAATGATACAAAAATTTATGTGCCAGCCGATAATGCCGAACTGCAAGGCATCGCCGAAAAGCTGGCTTCAAGTATAAAAACGGCCACAGCCGTGCAGCCACAGGTACTGCAAAAAAGAGCGCCTGCCAATTCAAAAAACAGCATCCAACTCACCCTCACCTCCACCCCCGACACGCTTGGCAAGGAAGGATATACCTTGGAGGTATCTCCCGACAAAATCATGCTTGCTGCTAACCAGCCAAACGGTCTCTTTTGGGGCACGCAGACGCTGAAGCAACTTTTGCCGCCAGGTTCTAACACCGCGCCTGTAGCCATTCCGGCAGTGAGCATTGCCGACAAGCCCCGCTACGAATGGCGCGGTATGCACCTGGATGTGGTGCGGCATTTCTTTCCGGTGGCGTTCGTAAAGGAGTACATCGATTACCTGGCCATGCACAAGCTGAACACCTTCCATTGGCACCTGACCGACGACCAGGGTTGGCGTATTGAGATTAAAAAATACCCAAAACTAACCGAGGTAGGGGCCTGGCGCGACAGCACGCTCATCGGCCATTACTGGGACCTGCCCCAGACTTACGACGACAAGCGTCACGGCGGCTTCTATACCCAGGAGCAAATAAAGGAAGTGGTGAAGTATGCGCAGGAGCGCTATATTACCGTGGTGCCTGAGATTGAGATGCCGGGCCATGCGGTAGCCGCACTCGCTGCTTACCCTGAGCTTTCCTGCACCGGCGGCCCTTTCCATGTGGAGTCCAAGTGGGGCATTTTCAAAGACGTGTTCTGCGCCGGCAATGAGCAGACGTTCACCTTCCTCGAGAACGTGCTCACGGAGGTTATGGCGCTGTTCCCGAGCGAGTATATCCACATCGGGGGCGATGAAAGTCCAAAGGACCGCTGGAAGGAATGCCCTAAGTGCCAGCAGCGCATGGCGCAGGAAGGCCTGAAAGACGAGCACGAACTGCAAAGCTATTTTGTGCAGCGCATGGAGAAATTTGTAAACGCCAGGGGCCGTCAGATCATCGGGTGGGATGAAATTCTGGAGGGTGGCCTGGCACCGAATGCCACCGTTATGTCGTGGCGCGGCACCAAGGGCGGCATTGAAGCGGCCAGGCAAAAGCACAATGTGGTGATGACACCGGGCACGCACCTATACTTCGACCATTACCAGGGCGACCGTGAACTCGAACCAACTGCCATTCACGGCTACAGCCCACTGTCGAAAGTTTATGCCTTTGAGCCCACGCCAGCAGAACTCACCAAAGCCGAGCAAAAGTACATATTGGGCGCGCAAGCCAACGTGTGGACAGAATATATTCCGACGGAAGAGCATGTGCAGTATATGGTTTTCCCGCGCATCGCCGCCCTCTCGGAAGTACTGTGGACACCGGCAAAACGCAAGAACTGGGATGATTTTAAGCAGCGCATGCAGCAGCAGTACCAACGCTACGACGCCATGGGCCTGAATTACGCCAAAAGCGCCTACCAGGTACGCCAGCAGTTAAAGTTAGACCCGAAGCGCAACACCGCCAAAGTAACGTTCGAGACAGACGCAGCCGGCACAGACATGTACTACACCGTAGACGGCTCCACACCGACGGCCAAATCTCAGAAGTATAACAAGCCGTTTGAAGTAGAAAAAGCCACTGTGATAAAAGCAGGTTCTTTTGTGGATGAAAAACTGGTAGGACAGGTTACTACAGAAGTATTCGACGCTACGAAAGCCCTAAACCAAAAGATAACCTTGAAAAACGCGCCGCACGCCAGCTTTGCGGCGCCCGCCATACTTGTAAACGGCCTCCACGGCACCACCGACCAATACGACGGCCAGTGGCTCGGCCTGCTCGGCACCGACCTGGAGGCGGTGATCGACCTGCAGCAGGTGCAGCCTGTCAGCAAGATCAGTAGCTCTTATTTCCAGCACATCGGCTACCGCGTGTTTCTGCCCACGCAGGTAACCTATGCGGTTTCGGAAGATGGCAGGAACTTCAGAACGGTGAAGGTGATCGAAAGTCCAAACCAGGAAGAGGGCATATTGCGCAAAGCCGTGGTAGCCGAAATCCCGGCCACCAAAGCACGCTACATCAAGGTAATCGCCCGCAATGTGGGAAAGAGTCCGGAGAAATATCCTTCTGCCGGACAGAAAGCCTGGCTCATGGTGGATGAACTGACCGTGGAGTAACCTACAAGTGTAACTACGAGACTTCAGGGGCTGCGCGAGGTGCAGCCCTTCTTTTTACACCCGCTACCCCATTTTTTTTAAAAGCTGTATAGTTACAGACGGGCACAACCACCGAATAGCAAAATAAAATATCATTATAGCTATACTTTCGTAGAAGCAAAAACTGCCTGTGCCTTACAGCTTTGCCATAGGCATACAGGTACAGTTGCTTTTCTTCTATGCAGACAAACTACGCATTTATACTTCTGCTAATGCTTTTTTGTACCAGCCAGGTGCAGGCGCAGCAACTGTGCAATTTCGGGGCGCGGGCAGCAGGTATGGGCGGGGCAGCGGTAACGCTTCAGGATGTGTGGGCATTGGGCAACAACCCCGCCGGAATGGCTTTTCTGGAGCACCCAACTGCTGGGGTGTATGTCGAAAACAGGTTTGGCGAAAGCGCCTTTACCACGGTGGCCTTGCAGGCTGTTTACCCCACGCAGCAGTACGGCACCTACGGCCTTAGCTTCAGCAGGTTTGGAGATGCGCTTTTCAACCAGCAACATGCCGGATTTGGAGTGGCCCACAAGCTTGGTCAGTTCAGTTTGGGGGCCAAGGCCGATGTTTGGCAAGTGGCTGTTGAAGGTTATGGCAGTCAGAAAGCGGTGGCGATTTCGGTGGGTGGAATGGGTGAGATTATACCGGACTTATACTTCGGGGCCTTCGCCTATAACCTGAACCAGGCCAAGCTAGCCTCTTTTGAAGACGAGCGCCTGCCTACCATCATGAAAGCCGGCCTCTCCTACCGCCCGACTGCCAGGCTCATGCTTGCGGCAGAAACAGAGAAAAACATAGATCATAAAGCTGACTTCAAAGCGGGTGTCGCCTATGAGCTGCTGAAGGAGAAATTCATACTTCGCACCGGTATCAGCACGCTTACCAGCAGCCTCACGTTTGGCGCCGGCTTTCGGGCAAGGCAGCTGCAGGTAGATTACGCCTTCGGCTCCACTACCCCTATCGGCATTAGCCACCACCTCTCCGTTTCCTACTCGCTCCAGCGCTGATGCTGGCTCTTTAGCGGTTCAGGAGCTGCAGCTACTTTTGCTGAAACCTGCTTTATAAACGGCTCAAGGATTAGCCCCTGCACCACCAGCGACAGCAGCAGCAAACCAATGGGGTTCGGTAGCTTTGTGTATTTTTTGTTGATGTATGCAAAGAAGGCAGAAATGACAAGTATAACCGCGAGAAGGTGAAGTAGCCCCATAAGAAGATTAAATT
Above is a window of Pontibacter akesuensis DNA encoding:
- a CDS encoding PorV/PorQ family protein, with translation MQTNYAFILLLMLFCTSQVQAQQLCNFGARAAGMGGAAVTLQDVWALGNNPAGMAFLEHPTAGVYVENRFGESAFTTVALQAVYPTQQYGTYGLSFSRFGDALFNQQHAGFGVAHKLGQFSLGAKADVWQVAVEGYGSQKAVAISVGGMGEIIPDLYFGAFAYNLNQAKLASFEDERLPTIMKAGLSYRPTARLMLAAETEKNIDHKADFKAGVAYELLKEKFILRTGISTLTSSLTFGAGFRARQLQVDYAFGSTTPIGISHHLSVSYSLQR
- a CDS encoding glycoside hydrolase family 20 protein, whose translation is MKSSTVLYLLSSFFLLLHAGCTFAQEPKEAAPVSIIPKPQHLTQKSGQFILNNDTKIYVPADNAELQGIAEKLASSIKTATAVQPQVLQKRAPANSKNSIQLTLTSTPDTLGKEGYTLEVSPDKIMLAANQPNGLFWGTQTLKQLLPPGSNTAPVAIPAVSIADKPRYEWRGMHLDVVRHFFPVAFVKEYIDYLAMHKLNTFHWHLTDDQGWRIEIKKYPKLTEVGAWRDSTLIGHYWDLPQTYDDKRHGGFYTQEQIKEVVKYAQERYITVVPEIEMPGHAVAALAAYPELSCTGGPFHVESKWGIFKDVFCAGNEQTFTFLENVLTEVMALFPSEYIHIGGDESPKDRWKECPKCQQRMAQEGLKDEHELQSYFVQRMEKFVNARGRQIIGWDEILEGGLAPNATVMSWRGTKGGIEAARQKHNVVMTPGTHLYFDHYQGDRELEPTAIHGYSPLSKVYAFEPTPAELTKAEQKYILGAQANVWTEYIPTEEHVQYMVFPRIAALSEVLWTPAKRKNWDDFKQRMQQQYQRYDAMGLNYAKSAYQVRQQLKLDPKRNTAKVTFETDAAGTDMYYTVDGSTPTAKSQKYNKPFEVEKATVIKAGSFVDEKLVGQVTTEVFDATKALNQKITLKNAPHASFAAPAILVNGLHGTTDQYDGQWLGLLGTDLEAVIDLQQVQPVSKISSSYFQHIGYRVFLPTQVTYAVSEDGRNFRTVKVIESPNQEEGILRKAVVAEIPATKARYIKVIARNVGKSPEKYPSAGQKAWLMVDELTVE